In one window of Thermococcus sp. DNA:
- a CDS encoding restriction endonuclease, translated as MREVIVRLHEFERVSLSKLRALGVDVSHSELSHFVEIINTIHGREHRVFSIEYSPRRREHYLRAHGSIGFAYYVRRGKRMTFQVLPKPFRADPDDRRSIQFFLHLLNLAKGMNLERGHLNALGDEYSRSGDIDELFKSMYVLLLSKALGEGPYLEYGEIEENSKVIRGRILVSKMARRPPWEPEVPVRYSLMLENNPLNRVLKGALAIVMSTAKWKPTKRLGGILMGAFQGVDLPHPGDGAKVAFNHLNERFRTVFNLAETILSAFTGLGTGDRILPGIFISMDELFEALVYQTIRSALGREAEVRFEESLPHIIRNAREYEIKRRAVFMMGNPLPDITIRTEKGSCIVEVKYRDLYVRLNNEGRRVRKLVRNSSELYQAYAYAKLFGGGVLLIYPRLEGRYNYWLPDFFTAGGDDVLRFFDGTKLGIFGYEISRIGDGVVVDGSGVSLEEGLRERVREFLLDFCGEL; from the coding sequence ATGAGAGAGGTTATTGTGAGGTTGCATGAATTTGAGAGGGTTTCCCTGAGCAAGCTAAGGGCCCTGGGAGTTGACGTTTCCCACTCAGAGCTTTCCCATTTCGTTGAAATTATCAACACCATCCACGGAAGGGAACACAGAGTGTTCAGCATAGAATACTCCCCCCGGAGACGGGAGCACTATCTAAGGGCACATGGTAGTATTGGCTTTGCATATTATGTCCGGAGAGGTAAGAGAATGACCTTTCAGGTTCTCCCCAAGCCGTTCAGAGCTGACCCGGATGACAGGAGGTCAATCCAGTTTTTTCTTCACCTCCTCAATCTCGCAAAGGGCATGAACCTTGAACGCGGGCACCTTAATGCCCTGGGGGATGAATACAGCAGGAGTGGTGACATAGACGAGCTTTTCAAGAGCATGTACGTCCTTCTGCTCTCGAAGGCCCTGGGAGAGGGCCCCTACCTTGAGTATGGGGAAATAGAAGAGAACTCCAAGGTCATAAGGGGCAGGATACTGGTGAGTAAAATGGCTAGGAGGCCTCCCTGGGAGCCGGAGGTACCGGTGAGGTATTCCTTAATGCTCGAAAACAATCCTTTAAACAGGGTTTTAAAGGGAGCCCTTGCCATCGTCATGTCCACCGCTAAATGGAAGCCAACAAAAAGGCTCGGTGGGATACTGATGGGTGCGTTTCAGGGTGTTGACCTCCCCCACCCGGGGGACGGGGCTAAAGTGGCATTCAACCATCTCAACGAGAGGTTCAGAACGGTGTTTAATCTCGCGGAGACCATACTGTCCGCCTTTACAGGTCTTGGTACTGGGGATAGAATACTCCCCGGCATCTTCATAAGCATGGATGAGCTCTTTGAGGCACTTGTTTATCAGACAATAAGGAGTGCACTTGGAAGGGAGGCGGAAGTCAGGTTTGAGGAAAGTTTGCCCCACATAATCCGAAACGCCAGGGAGTACGAAATTAAGAGAAGGGCCGTTTTTATGATGGGAAACCCCCTGCCGGATATAACGATACGAACCGAAAAAGGTTCTTGCATTGTTGAAGTGAAGTATCGAGACCTCTACGTTCGACTCAACAATGAAGGCAGAAGGGTAAGAAAGCTTGTAAGAAACAGTTCCGAGCTTTATCAGGCCTATGCCTACGCAAAACTCTTTGGAGGGGGAGTTCTGCTGATTTACCCAAGACTTGAGGGCAGGTACAACTACTGGCTTCCGGACTTTTTCACCGCGGGGGGAGACGATGTGCTGAGGTTCTTTGATGGAACCAAACTGGGAATT